TAGGTCATCAGTTTTGCCCCAAAGAAGAGATTCGACCGCTCTTCTGGCAGGAGAAAACCGTATGTTGTTTCAAGGTAGCCCTGGGTAATGGCCTTGAACAGTTCGGGAATAAGACAGACCTTTGAAAGATCACGTTCGTCCTCTGCGGCGGGAGAGGTGGAGGTGCGCACCAGATCGCCGAAGTCGTAAGGGGCAAGACCGGGCATCGCCGTGTCCAGATCGATGACGCAGACCGCTTCGTTTGTCTGGGTATCGATCAACACATTGTTTAACTTCGTGTCGTTATGGGTAACCCGCTCCGGGATACGCCCTGATGCATTGAGATCCGTAAGCCGGGAAACCTGATCCGCAAAGGAGCGGTAGAAATCGATTTCCCCGGCTGCCGAATCTTTCCGTTTTAGCGGATCTTCTTGTAAGAGCTCCTCAAAACGCCGAAAGCGGCTTGGTGTATTGTGAAAGTCTTTGATGGTTTCGTGAAGACGCTTGCCAGGAAGCTCGGTCAGGAGCTGCTGAAATGCTCCAAAGGCTTTTGCCGCCTGATATGCCTGGTCTCGGTTCTCCACGATGTCGTATCCGACCGCTCCTTCGATAAAGAGATAGAGCCGCCAGATTTCTCCCTCATCGTCGCAGGAATATGCCTTTCCGTCGCGACTGAGAACGGTGGTCAGGGACCTTCTTGATGCGTCCGGTCTGCCGACTTCCTGTAGCCGCTTCTGGCTTTCGACACAGATGCGGTGGACATTCTCCATCAACTTAATTGGTTCATGGAACACATGGCTGTTGATCCGCTGCAGAATATAGCGCAGCGGCCTTCCCGCCTGATCTACGCTTACCGCATAGGTATCATTAATATGGCCGTTTCCGTAGGAATGTGCTTCGACAAAATCCCCGAGAATCCGGAAATTCGCACATACGTTTGCAAGGGCTTCTCTATTCATTGCTGTCCCCACAATGTTTCAGGATATGTTCCCGTCCGTATTGCCGCTGCTATTGCCTGCATAACCGCTTTTTTGTCCTCGGCATAGGTTACCCCATACCACCGCTCCTCTGTTTCTACGAGAGGTATCTTTGCATCCTGTTTTGCTATGAAGGCTTCGACAATGTCGGGAATGAAGAATTCCGCCTTTTCGTCGGTCCGATGTTGTGCAAGAAATTGAGAAAAAAGCGCTTTTGCAAAGGAGAAGATGGGAGGAGAAAAGAGCCACATGTTCATCGAGACCATTGTCTCTTCGGGGATTTCCTCTCCCTTCCCGTCGACCACTATTCCGGACGAGGCCCGCTGCAGTCCAAGGGTTTCGGTGATTGATGTGAGGTAGCCGCCCTCGCTCCGACAGATGCCGCGGGCTACCGTCCCGTTGGCCGAAAGGGTGTTTTTTAGGCGATAGGCTATCAAAGCGGCCTGAAGCCTTTGATTGTCGATTCCTTCAAGCCGCCTTGCGGCACTGGCAAAAGCCGACGGGCCGTAATAATCATCCGCATTAATGATGAGAAAGGGCTCGGTGACTTCGGCCGCAGCCGAAATGAGGGCGTGACCGGTTCCCCATGGCTTAGTCCGCAGGACAGTCCCCTTGTAGGGAGCGGGAATGTCATCGGTCTCCTGGAATACGTATGCGACTTCCAGAGTCCCTTCAAGCCTACGTATGATCTGCTCTTCAAAGGCCTTCACGATGTCCCGTCGTATAATGAATACCACCTTTGTGAAGCCAGCCCTTACCGCATCAAAAAGCGAATAATCCATAATCGTTTCGCCGTTGGGACCTATACCGTCGAGTTGTTTTAATCCCCCGTATCGGGACCCCATACCGGCAGCCATAATAACAAGTGTTTTTTTCACCTTCGTTCACACTCCATGCCAGGAAGCATAAAGCCATTTCAGAAAAGAAATACATATACGTTTTGACAAATAATATGGACAAAACAACAATTATCTATCACATTTTATCTATGCAGACCATTTCGGAAATGCTATTTACCAATGAGATGTTTCAGATCTTCGATCATATCTCCAAGGCTTTCGGTTTTCGTACTTCGGTCCTCGATAATACCTTCTTGGAGGTTGCCCCCCTTCGCCGAAGTCCGCTGTGCCGCTACTGCACCATCATTCAGGAGGAGTTGGGGATGCTCGATCGCTGCCGGGAAAACGACCGAAAGCAGTGCCTCCTTGCAGCTTCTACCGGAAAAACCCTATTCTATCAATGTCATGCTGGACTCGCCGAGGCTCTTTACCCCCTTTTTATTGAGGATAGCTGTTTCGGCTATATCATCGTCGGCCAGTTTCGCCTGGAGTCGGGAATTCCCGATGTGCTGCTTTCGGAGGTCCGCGACCGGAACCTACGGAAAGGGATGGAGCAGGCGTATGAAAGCCTGCCTTCCTATAACAGCGAACAATTGAAAAGTATTCTCCGCCTGATCGAGATCACGACAAGCTATCTGATAGAACACCGCATGGTAACGGTAAAGACAAATCTCCTCGTCGAGAGGCTTCTTTCCTTTATCGAGTCGAACCTGGCCGCCGGACCGGCCATGGCCGATGCGGTGGCAGCGGTCCATCGTTCCCCCTCTTCGATCAACCAGGCCCTGCATGCGGTTACCGGGAAAAGCTTCAAACAGCTTCTTGTTTCCATGAGGATGGAGAAGGCTGCCGAACTGCTTGTAAGCGAGGCCTCCCTTTCTGTTGCGGAGGTCGGCTGCCGTGTCGGCATGGATGATCCCTTTTATTTTTCCCGCCTGTTTCGTAAAAACTTCGGCTGTTCTCCCTCTTGCTATCGCAAAAGAGCCCGAGCGTAAAATCTTTGATTGTGTGCTATACTCGTTGAAGGGCAGAATCCGTTTCTGCCGTGTTAATAATGTTTATCGGTTTAAATGTATAAGGAGATCCAAGTGAAAACACGCTATGTACTGCTATTCCTTTCTCTTATCTTTGTTTCATGCTCTGCCTCCTTCGATAGGGATTTTGAAGCGGCGATGGGGCGGGAATCGGGCCCTGAGGTACTAAATGCCCTTCTTGCCCTTGACCAAAGTTACCCCGAAACATTGAAAGTTAAGGTAAACATCGGTGCGCTCTACCTTTTATTGGGACAGCACGAGCGGGCGGCCGTCTATCTTGAACAGGGCAAGAAGCTCGACCGCTGGTATGGAAATAAAAAAACCCGTTACCTCTTGTACGCAAATCTTGCCGAATTGTACTATGCCCAGGCCTCCTACCAGCAAGCGATAGATGCCGGCAGCAAGGCCCAGGAGCTTGATGAGAGCGATTCGGTGGGGGCCGCGTTTGTCCGGGCCAAGGCGCTTGCCGCTTTAGAAGAGTATGAACAGGCCCTCACTGCCTTCGATAGCGCTATTGAAAGCCATCCCGACTTGATGAATAAAACGGACCATGAGATCCTCATAAGCACGCTTATCAAGACGGAAAGCTATGAACGACTTATTATCGAGATCGGTACCTATGCGGCGACCTTCGGCTATAGCCCCGGCCTCGGGCTCCATGAGTCCATGGCGTATCAGCGCCTCGGCCGGGTCGAGGAGTCTCTTTTTGCCGCCTTTAAGGAACTTGAGTACCGAAGGTTCTATGGCATCGTGAGTGAAGAAGAGCTCTCCTCAAGTCTGGATGCTATGTCGACGGCACTATCCGCTTCTGATCTTGAAACCGATGAGGGAAAACAGCTGATCGAGGCTTTCCATTCCTATCTTGCGGGGGATTACGGCAAGGCCTACGAGGTGTTCCGTTTGACGAAAGCCGATACGAGCTTTGCCACATATCTTGTGTTGGCCACCTTACTGGAATCCGGCGAGGAGATACAAGAGAACTTCTCCACTTACGCCGATCTCGAGCAATACTTTTCCGATCTTCCCGGCTACTATTACCATGCATGGCGGGCATTGGAGCGTTTACCCTCCACCAGCTTCGCTAACGTACAGCCGCTTTTGGAAAAAACAATTCAGCTTGCACCGGCGACCGGCTTTGCACGGGAGGCGCGGATTCAGCTTGGACGATTGGTGGGAATAGAAGGGCCTGAGGCCGCTTTGGTCCTTACCAAGGAAGAGAGCAATATCCTCTTTTCCCGGGCCCTGTCCACCGGAGACTCCTCCTATCTTGTACCCCTCATCAAGCTGCAGGAGACAAATGAAAATATCTATCAGCTTCATGCCTATCTTCGATTGACCGAGGCGCTCAAATACGAAGGATTTCGTCGTTTTTGTTCTGCTCAGCAGCCGCAGCTTGGTCCCCTTGCTACAGAGCGCATGGCAAGCCTTCTCATCGTCTATGGGAAGTAGGCCTGTGAGAAATGGGGAAGAGGGCGAAAAACGAAAGATAGAGAAACAGCATTGATGCACCGACACCGAGGGCGATGGTGAGGGAAAAGGAGGCCAATATGGCCTGACTTTGGTTCCCTTTGAAAAGGAGTGGAATGATTCCCGCAATGGTTGTCAGGCTGCTGATGATGATCGACGGTGATTTTTTTCTCAGTGCCAGACCGATAGTACGGCCGTTTTTTTCTATTCCCTTGAGTTCGTTGAGCACCAGAACGCCGTTATTAACGGCAATCCCACCTACGAGAATCAGACCGATCAGGGCTGCACTGTCGACAGCCCTGTGGCTAAGGAAAAAATAGATGAGGGGCAGTGAAAAGGAGAGGGGAATTTGCAACATGCACAAGAGTGTGCTGGTGATCTTTTCAAAATGGAACATGAGTACGATGAAGACACAGGCTGTCGACAGTACGAGGACCAGGATGAGTTGTTGCTGCTGCCGTGCCGTTTCAAGATAGTAGGGGGCAACATATGAGCGATAGCCGGTGGGGTAGTCGCTTGCATCGGAGAGCAGTCTGAGATGTTCTATCGCATCTTTTATTGCATCCCGGGGAACCGACACCGACATGGTTGCGCTTCGTTCCCTTCCGAAATGATAGATGTTTCCCGTCTCCTGCCGTTTATCAAGCGTAGCGATACTATCGACTCTTGTGTAGTTTCCGTTTCCAAGGGGGACCGTCATCGAAAGTAACTGCTTGGTGGAGTATCCTCCCGCCTGCGAGGCAAAGAAACGGATATCGGCATATCCCTGAGGCAAAAGCGGCGTATACCATTTTCCCGTCACAGGGCCGGAAAGGGAGCTGAAGAGGTAATTGTAGATCGAAATCGGCAGGGTCGAGGAAAGGGTAAGGTAATCACTGTCGAAGCTTAGATAGTTTGTCGGCAGGACCTCTTTATAGTGAAAAACAATATCGTCATACCCAAGTTCCGCCTGGATCCTTCTGGCAAGATCTGCGTTTATGGCCTTCAGACGTTCCGTCTCCGGGCCCGTGGTGATAATCGACAGGCTTTGATCCTCATCACCCTTCTCGGGAAAATAGAGGAAAGCCTCTGGTATGGCCCGTGTAACGTTCTGTATGGCCGACCGTACGGAATAGTGATCACCGCCGGGGACAAGGTGTATGCTTGCCTCGACACGTTCCGGTTTGAGGGTTGCACTGAAAAATTTCACCCCTGCTATCGAGGAAATCCGTGATAGTGGGCCGGATGCCCTGCTTTGTACCATATCGAGGTTCACCCCCGGGGGAAATTCGAGATAAAAGCGAAAGCTTTCCTGTTCCGCCGGATCTGATTCTTGTATCTGCATACCCGCGGCCAGATAAAAAACGGCCAGGCAGATAAGCGGCAGAGCGATGATAACGGGGAGACGAATCCTGCTGATTATGGCATGGCCCTTCATAGG
This genomic stretch from Sediminispirochaeta bajacaliforniensis DSM 16054 harbors:
- a CDS encoding phosphotransferase enzyme family protein; the encoded protein is MNREALANVCANFRILGDFVEAHSYGNGHINDTYAVSVDQAGRPLRYILQRINSHVFHEPIKLMENVHRICVESQKRLQEVGRPDASRRSLTTVLSRDGKAYSCDDEGEIWRLYLFIEGAVGYDIVENRDQAYQAAKAFGAFQQLLTELPGKRLHETIKDFHNTPSRFRRFEELLQEDPLKRKDSAAGEIDFYRSFADQVSRLTDLNASGRIPERVTHNDTKLNNVLIDTQTNEAVCVIDLDTAMPGLAPYDFGDLVRTSTSPAAEDERDLSKVCLIPELFKAITQGYLETTYGFLLPEERSNLFFGAKLMTYEVGLRFLTDYLEGDRYFKISSPDHNLVRCRTQMKLVQSMQEQSHLLEEIVESCYEGIQAS
- a CDS encoding nucleotidyltransferase family protein, with translation MKKTLVIMAAGMGSRYGGLKQLDGIGPNGETIMDYSLFDAVRAGFTKVVFIIRRDIVKAFEEQIIRRLEGTLEVAYVFQETDDIPAPYKGTVLRTKPWGTGHALISAAAEVTEPFLIINADDYYGPSAFASAARRLEGIDNQRLQAALIAYRLKNTLSANGTVARGICRSEGGYLTSITETLGLQRASSGIVVDGKGEEIPEETMVSMNMWLFSPPIFSFAKALFSQFLAQHRTDEKAEFFIPDIVEAFIAKQDAKIPLVETEERWYGVTYAEDKKAVMQAIAAAIRTGTYPETLWGQQ
- a CDS encoding PocR ligand-binding domain-containing protein, with protein sequence MQTISEMLFTNEMFQIFDHISKAFGFRTSVLDNTFLEVAPLRRSPLCRYCTIIQEELGMLDRCRENDRKQCLLAASTGKTLFYQCHAGLAEALYPLFIEDSCFGYIIVGQFRLESGIPDVLLSEVRDRNLRKGMEQAYESLPSYNSEQLKSILRLIEITTSYLIEHRMVTVKTNLLVERLLSFIESNLAAGPAMADAVAAVHRSPSSINQALHAVTGKSFKQLLVSMRMEKAAELLVSEASLSVAEVGCRVGMDDPFYFSRLFRKNFGCSPSCYRKRARA
- a CDS encoding tetratricopeptide repeat protein, which encodes MKTRYVLLFLSLIFVSCSASFDRDFEAAMGRESGPEVLNALLALDQSYPETLKVKVNIGALYLLLGQHERAAVYLEQGKKLDRWYGNKKTRYLLYANLAELYYAQASYQQAIDAGSKAQELDESDSVGAAFVRAKALAALEEYEQALTAFDSAIESHPDLMNKTDHEILISTLIKTESYERLIIEIGTYAATFGYSPGLGLHESMAYQRLGRVEESLFAAFKELEYRRFYGIVSEEELSSSLDAMSTALSASDLETDEGKQLIEAFHSYLAGDYGKAYEVFRLTKADTSFATYLVLATLLESGEEIQENFSTYADLEQYFSDLPGYYYHAWRALERLPSTSFANVQPLLEKTIQLAPATGFAREARIQLGRLVGIEGPEAALVLTKEESNILFSRALSTGDSSYLVPLIKLQETNENIYQLHAYLRLTEALKYEGFRRFCSAQQPQLGPLATERMASLLIVYGK
- a CDS encoding efflux RND transporter permease subunit, coding for MEADNSPKSLHPKRKLFLLITLMLLSLIFSRSIDLGYLPETGMKAISVQIEYKGVFQEQIERLITSPLENELQSIPGIKRISSVCEQESATITIFFHDTAQLDRSYLLVRDVTERLYASLPEGVQRPVLLKSDMKSRPVFILAVDYDQDISEEELRTRFENVEGTGRVEIGGAPQKEVQIRFSPWLLAHCGLTLSDLNNALGSWNLIRSWNVANHLPAIVDSRVRSISDIAQLPVGRNLRMGDVADISLDQTPRKSLALFNGKASILVSVSKAGDANSVRLCAGLREASKAIPNATIVYDHGAHIESALRQVAINIGIGILAVSLLTMLILKRAAPALLICLNIPFSLVITIAGLKVFGFSLDIMTLSGLAVGTGMVIDAGVVFVEDESHYSRYSILVSGISTISVFLPLIFAPHSLQTAYAGIALSISMMITASMLYVFFILPDLLASMEGDKGKQVKIEEKSSPMKGHAIISRIRLPVIIALPLICLAVFYLAAGMQIQESDPAEQESFRFYLEFPPGVNLDMVQSRASGPLSRISSIAGVKFFSATLKPERVEASIHLVPGGDHYSVRSAIQNVTRAIPEAFLYFPEKGDEDQSLSIITTGPETERLKAINADLARRIQAELGYDDIVFHYKEVLPTNYLSFDSDYLTLSSTLPISIYNYLFSSLSGPVTGKWYTPLLPQGYADIRFFASQAGGYSTKQLLSMTVPLGNGNYTRVDSIATLDKRQETGNIYHFGRERSATMSVSVPRDAIKDAIEHLRLLSDASDYPTGYRSYVAPYYLETARQQQQLILVLVLSTACVFIVLMFHFEKITSTLLCMLQIPLSFSLPLIYFFLSHRAVDSAALIGLILVGGIAVNNGVLVLNELKGIEKNGRTIGLALRKKSPSIIISSLTTIAGIIPLLFKGNQSQAILASFSLTIALGVGASMLFLYLSFFALFPISHRPTSHRR